The DNA segment AAGAATTTTCTTTAGGGATTCCTACTAATTCAGCAAGTCCCGCATGAATTTTTTGCATTCTGTACTCACCATGAACAGGAATAAAGTATTTAGGTTTCATTAAACGAAGCATCAATTTTTGTTCTTGTTGACCACCATGTCCAGAAGTATGAACATTATTTACTCTTCCATGAATAACGTCTGCACCAGCTTCAGAGAGTAAATTAATGACACGATTTACACTTGAAGTATTTCCTGGGATAGGAGAGCTAGAAAAAATTACTGTATCGCCAGGTTGAATAGAAATTTGACGATGGGTACCATTAGCGATACGACTCAAGGCTGCCATTGGCTCACCTTGTGATCCAGTACATAAAATAATACTTTCTTTTGCAGGAAGACGATTAATATCTCTTGGTTCAATAAATGTTTCTTCTGGAGCAGTAATATAGCCTAATTGACGACCAGTTGCAACAGATGATTCCATACTACGACCAAAAACAGCTATTTTGCGACCTGTTTTGATTGCTGCATTTGCAACTTGTTGCAAACGAGAAATGTTAGAAGCAAAAGTCGCAAAAATGATACGGCCTTCTACTTTTTGCATGATACTTGTGATCGATTCTCCAACGACTTGTTCAGATTTAGTGAAAGTAGGAATTTCAGCATTTGTACTATCAGATAAAAGAGCTAGTACACCTTCATCGCCTATTTTAGCCATTCTGTGCAAGTTTGCTGGTTTGCCCACTGGAGTAAAATCAAATTTGTAATCTCCAGTTAGAACGATGTTGCCGGGTGGTGTCTTAACGACAATACCAAAAGCTTCGGGAATACTGTGTGTCGTTCTAAAAAAACTAACACTTGTTTTACGGAATTTTATAACGTCATCTTCACCAATTTCATGCAATACTGTATCACGCAATAAGCCGTGTTCAGTTAACTTGTTACGAATTAAAGCAGAAGCTAATGGTCCGGCATAAATTGGAATATTGGCTTGTCTTAATAAGAAAGGAATACCTCCAATATGATCCTCATGTCCATGTGTGATAACTAAAGCTTTAACTTTATGGATATTTTGAACGATGTAACTGTAATCAGGAATAACATAATCGATTCCTAATAAGTCGTCTTCAGGAAATTTAATACCAGCGTCAATAATGATGATTTCATCTTGAAATTGAACACCATACGTATTTTTACCAATTTCCCCTAAACCCCCAATGGCAAAGACAGCAGCTTCATTATTTTTTATAGAAGGTTTCATTAGTTAAACTCCACTAACTTGAAATCTGGGCTATTTTGTTCGTATTCAAGATACTTTCCATCAATTAGTTGAACGAGTTCAATATTATAGGGGGTATTTTGTTCAACCAATTCACGTGCTTCCACAACACTTCCTGCTTCTAAATAAAGTGTTTGAGTGTCTTCTCTTTTTGGGTTTCTTAATTTTGTTTCTTGATAATTGACTTTAAAAATCATTTATTTCTCTCCTCTGTATACGTCCTCTCTAGATAGGTAGAACGTTAGTCTTTTTTTATAAAAAAATTGGTGAAGTGTTTTGCATTACGAAAAAATCAACCTATGAAGTCTAATCAAAGGTGATTAAACGAAAACCACGTCAGTTTAATTCCTTAACATGAATGTAAAGCTGCTAGAAAAAAATTCTGATTCTTCTTTTATTCAGTTTAGTTTTTTCCCGAACTAGTGGTTGTGGTAAGTACACAACAGCTAAATTTATTTTACCATAATTCGTTAATTAAGTATAGAAAGTTAGTTGGTGTGAAAAATAATAGAAATTGGCTATACGTACTCAGAAGAAAATATGCTATATTGTAATAGATGTTTTTTGGATACATAGGATATAAATAAATATTATCAGCTGTATACTAATTTTTTAAGGAGATGAGAAAATGAATTTAATGTGGAGATATACAATGAAGTATAAAAAGTTAGTATTGTTAAATTTTTTGTGCGTTTTTGGTTTTATCTTGATCGAACTAGGATTGCCCACTTTATTGGCACAGTTAATCAATAAAGGGTTGATGTTTAATGATTTTGACGTTGTAACCTATTATGGGAAATGGATGTTTGTCATTTCTATTATTGGATTGATTGGGTTAATCGGTCTAGCGTATACCGTTAGCAAAATCACTACTAGAATTGTTCGTGATATCCGTAATGATATCTTTGAAAAAGTGCAGTCTTTTTCCCACAAAGAATACAATGAATTTGGCGTCTCATCGTTAGTTACACGTACAACAAATGATGCATTTCAAATTATGGTATTTATGCAGATGGTTTTACGAATAGGAATGATGACACCATTAATGTTCATTTCTAGTTTTATCATGATCATTCGAACTAGTCCATCATTGTCCTATGTCGTGTTGATTGCAGTACCTTTTTTAATTGGAATCGTTTATTTCATTGGAAA comes from the Carnobacterium sp. 17-4 genome and includes:
- a CDS encoding DNA-directed RNA polymerase subunit epsilon yields the protein MIFKVNYQETKLRNPKREDTQTLYLEAGSVVEARELVEQNTPYNIELVQLIDGKYLEYEQNSPDFKLVEFN